The following is a genomic window from Niabella soli DSM 19437.
ATTTTAACCAGGGCTGTTGCCCAACTGCCGCTGCCGGCTACTCCGAATTTTATTGCCAAATGCTAACTGTTTTTGAGCACAAAGGTACTTAATGTCAAATTAATTGTAAGGCAGCGTATGAAATCGTGAGCAATGAAAGGAGAAATGAGAGCTTCCGGTGTTTCACTCCCGATAGCTATCGGGATGATCTTTCACGATTCATCGCCATCAGTTCTTAACGGAGTAAAAAGAGTCTGCCTGTTGGGTACAGGTGATCACCAGGTCGTTAATGCAAACGTGATCAGGAAGAGTAGTGCAATAAAAAATGGTTTCAGCAACATCCGCCGCTGCCAGGGGAATCAGGCCCTCATACACTTTATCGGCTGCGATGCGATCTCCTTTGAAACGTACCATTGAAAATTCGGTATCAGCGGCACCGGGATGGATCGCTGTTACTTTAATGTGATAAGGCAGCAGGTCGATGCGCATGGCATGAGAGAGCGCGTCCACCGCATGTTTGGTGGCACAGTACATATTGCCCTGGGCATATACATATTTAGCAGCAGTGGAACCCAGATTAATAATATGCCCTCTTTTGTGCGGAACCATCAGTTGGGAAACGGCCTGTGCCACATAAGCAAAACCTTTAAGATTGGTATCGACCATGGTATCCCAATCGTCTAAGCCGGCTTTATCAAAATCATCTTTTCCTGCAGCCAGTCCCGCATTATTTATTAATACGTCTATTTTTTTCCATTTTCCCGGGAGGGTATTGATGCTGCCAAGAACAGCATCCCGGTTGCGTACATCAAAATGCAAGGGCAAAACGTCTATGTTGTATTGCGCAGCTAGCTCGGCGGCCAGTTGCTCCAGGCGCTCCAGCCTTCTGCCGGTGATGATCACATCATATTGGTTGGCTGCAAATTTGCGGGCGCATGCAGCACCAAAACCCGCCGTGGCTCCCGTGATAAAAACAATTTTATTCATAGCAAATAGATTTAAAGGGGATGATAAAAAAACACTTTTTGGCCGGTAAGGCGGTAAGTTTTAAAAAGTTGAGCGGCAATTTTTCCGGCATCCGGGCTTCCAGGCTTTTGATGGCCCCATTTAGTAATGCAAAGGAACGGATCAACTATTTTAGGCTCATTAAAAAGGCTTCGATAGCAGCATTTGCTGCTGCCGGTTCCTCCAGCATGCCCATATGGCCTGATTGGTGAAGCACATTGATATGGGAAATACGCGGCATGGAAGCTTGTTTCAGAATATCTTCGAAAGAAATGACGTTGTCCTTTTCACCAATAATAAAGAGCACAGGGAGCTCTGTCTTCGAAAACAGGTCGATATGCTCCGGCCGGGCGATCATGGCTTCATAGTAGGCCTTCAGCGCCGCTTTTGAAAAATGGGGCAGCGATTCAGTGAAAGAGGGTATCAATCCGGGATTTTGTTCTTTTGTTGTATCGGAAAAGAGATTCGGTATCGTTGTTTCCAGAAAAGCCCGGGCGCCGTTTTTTTCGATAAAGGCAATGCCTTTCCTCCGGGTTTCTTTTTTGGCTTCGGTGTCTGCCGCTGCCGTGGAATGAAATAAGCCAAAGCCATCCAGTAAATGCGGATATTTTTCAACAAAGGCCATAGTGGCGTAGCCGCCCATGCTGTGGCCGATCAGCACCACCGAATCAAGCTCCTCTTCATCAAGGATCAGTTGCACTGTATCGGCAATACCCTCCATACTTACATCAGCCGTAAGCTCCGAATCACCACTTCCGGGAATATCAGGGATGATCACCTGGTAATTGCGTCGCAGATAGGCCGCCTGGTTCTCCCAAACAGTGCCATCTTCACCAAATCCATGCAGCAATACCACAGGAAGGCCTGCACCTTCTGTTTTATAGCTGATCAGTTTATTGTCAATTGTAATTGTTTTCTTTTCCATCAGGCGGATTTTTTTCTTATCATTTGATAACATAAAAGTAATAAGAATCCGATAGTTAAAAGGGTTATAATTTTCGATAACCAATCACCATGTTTGGTGTAAAAGGTTTCAGTAACAAAAGCAGCCACTGTTTGTTTTAATATGCCTTTTGTGTTCCAGGGTAGTTGTTTTATCACATTCCCAAAAGGGTCGATGAAACAACTGATGCCCGTATTCGCACTGCGTACTACCCATTTCCTGCTTTCAATGGCTCGTAGCCGGGCGTATTGCATATGCTGTTTATAACCCTGTGTGTTGCCCCACCATCCATCATTAGTAATGACTACAATAAGATCTGCCCCCTGGCGATTAAATTTCGACAAATGATCCCCGTAGATACTTTCATAACAAACGGCCGGACTTATGTTAAAAATGTGATTGCTGGTATGCAATACTTTTTCGGTGGTATCAGCCGCGTATCCCCCGCCGGTGCCGCCAAATTTTTCAAAAACCGGCGCCATAAAACTTAAAAAGCCGGGCAGTACCTCCACGCCGGGCACCAGTTTTGATTTATGATAGATCTGTGCGCCGCTGCTATCAAATAGAGCAGCGCTATTATAACCTTCTACAAAAGAACCGTCCGGTAGCGGCACGGCAAACCGGCTTACTTTAGTTGGGAACTGTTTTCTCCCTTCAAGTCCCGTCAGCAGGTTGAGGTTAGGATTGCTCTTCAGAAAAGCCCAAAGGGGGTTCAGGAACATATTCTGTTTCAACTGATCTTCAGCTACTATATAAGGAACGGCCGTTTCGGGCCATACTACCAATGCAGTGTTGACATCTATTGCTTTTTGCGACAAGGAAATTAGTTCATGCAGTTGTTCTTCCTGTTTGCCTGCAACAAACTTATCATTATAAGGATCATAATTCGGTTGCACTGCTACCACATTATATTTATTATGCAGCAGCGTCAGGTTTTGTTTTGCGAGAAGTGACAGCGCCAATGGTATACAAAGCGTAGCCACCCATGCCACTGCCAGTCTAAAATACCCGGCGCTCCGGCCCTCTTCCTGGTATTTCATGAACACATTAAAAACAAGTACATTACTGAGCAGCACCCATAAACTGCCACCCGCGGTGCCGGTATATTCGTACCACTGTACCCAGGTGGGGTGCGCTGCGAATACATTACCCAAAGAAAGCCAGGGCCAGCTCAGGTCCCAGTTCAGATGAATGAACTCGTAGGTCATCCAAAAGGCGATCAGCGCCAGGCCGGACACAACGCGATTGAAATAATTTTTTGTAAAATAATAAGCTATCCAGGGAATACACATCAGCAGGCTGTTTGCCATAAACGCTCCAATGCCGCCCGGCACACTGGCTTCGGCCACCCACCAGGTGGTCAAGACGTTCCAAAGGAGCATTGTGAGGTAAGTATAACCAAAAAAATTCTTCCAGGAATCAGTGTTTTCAGCAACAAAAAACAGGGGGACCCAGGCCACAAATATCAGCAGCGTTAAAGGAGATGTAGGCCAGGCAGCCCAAAGCATAAGGCCTGCGATAACGGATCGGATGAGTCCGGTGTATTTTGTTGCGCTCATTTTTAAAAAGTGTCTTATTTCAAAAATATCTCCTTTTTTGAAATAGGAAGTATCGTTATTTCAATTTATGCTCATTTTTTGAAATAAGGAAGGGTCTTATTTCATTTTTAAGCAATTTTAAGGGGAGTGATCAGGAGTTATTACTAAAATAATTAGTGACTATCTGCGCTTTTGCGTTCCCAATAACGGCGGCCAGTTCATCCAATGTTTTCTCTTTGATATTTTTCACGGATCTGAATTCTTTCAACAATTGATCGGCCGTGTTTTTGCCAATTCCTTTAATGTCCTCCAGCTCGTTCTTAAAAGTGCCTTTGCTTCTTTTTTGCCGGTGAAAAGTGATACCAAAACGGTGCACCTGGTCGCGGATAAAACGGATCAGTTTTAAACTACCACTGTTATAAGGCAATTTTAAAGACTCCTGGTCGCCGGCAAAGAAAAGCTCTTCCACATTTTTTGCCAGCCCCACCAGGGTAATCGTTCCCTGTAATTCCAGCTCTTCAATGGCTTCAAGTGCCGCGCTCAGTTGCCCTTTGCCGCCATCGATGATCACCAGTTGCGGCAGTGATTCTTTTTCCTCCGATAAGCGTTTATAGCGGCGGTACACGGCTTCCTTCATGCTGGCGAAGTCGTTAATGCCCTGCACCGTTTTTACATTAAAATGCCGGTAATCTTTTTTACTGGGCACTCCGTTCCTAAAGCAGACCATTGCCGAAACCGGGTAGCTTCCCTGGAAATTGGAGTTATCAAAGCATTCGATGTGCACCGGCAGTTCGGGCAAATGCAGATCCAGTTGCAGTTGCTCCAAAACCTTTACATGATCTACATTCCGGTTGATCTTGATGCGGTCCTTGTTTTTTATTTCCTCAATAAAATAGTTGGCATTTTTTTCGGAAAGTTCCAACAATTTTTTCCGGTCGCCGGCTTTGGGCACCACCAGTTCCACATCAGCCTCCGGGTATTCTATCTCAAAGGGTACCACAATTTCGGGAACATGGCTATTGAAGGTCATGCGGAGCTGACTGATGGCATAGGCCAGGATCTCTTCCACCGGCTCATCCAGGTGCGTTTCCAGTTTGTTGGTTTGGGTTTGCACGATAGTGCCGTTCCGGACCATCAGGTAATTGACATAGGCGATGGATTTTTCTTTAATAATAGAGAATACATCTTTGTCACCACCTTTAATGCCGGTAACTACTGACCTGGATTGATAGTACTCTTCAAGGTATTCAATTTTCTTCCGAACCTGCTCTGCTTTTTCAAACTCCAGTTGTTCCGCATGTTGTTTCATTTCTTCTTTAAAATAGCGGATCACCGGCGTTAAATTGCCTTTCAGCAGATCACGGATGCGACTGATATTATTTTGATAGTCTGCTGCCGTCTGCAATCCTTCACAGGGCCCTTTGCAATTGCCCAAATGATACTCCAGACATACTTTGAATTTCCCTTTCTCAATATTTTTTGGAGTAAGATTCAGAGAACAGGTACGCATAGGAACCGTACGCTTAATGAATTCCAGCAGCTCCCGCACTTTAAAAACGGAAGTGTAAGGCCCCAAATATTCCGAACCATCGGCAACCGGCTGGCGGGTTAAATAGATGCGCGGGAAGTTTTCATTTTTAATGACGATATAGGGGTAGGATTTACTATCCTTGAGGTTGATATTGTATTTGGGCTGGAATTGTTTGATGAGCGAATTTTCCAGGAAAAAAGCATCGGGCTCACTGTTAACAATGGTGAATTCGATCTTTTCAATACGCTGCACCAGCTCATGCGTTTTGTAAGTGGTAAAGGTTTTATTGAAATAAGAGCTTACCCGTTTGCGCAGGTTTTTGGCCTTGCCCACATAAATGATCTTCCCGGCGTCATCAAAATATTTATAAATGCCCGGCTCCTGTGGTATGGTGGATGCTATGGTTGAAAATGTTTCCTGTGTCATTTAGTTGCTGCCTAATATCGCTTTTACATTTTTTTGTAACTGTTTCTTGTCAGGCAGGTAAAGTTGGTACTTTGAAACAAAAATTTTGTTGGAAATACCCCCCGTCGCAAATTCAACCAGTACTTCGTCTTTCTCGGCTGAAAGAATGATGCCGATGGGTTCATTATCACCTTCAACATTTTCTTCTGTTTTGAAGTAGTTGAGGTAAAGGTTCATTTGCCCGATGTCGCCATGCTCCACTTTTCTTATTTTAAGATCTATCAACACAAAACATTTCAAAATACGATGGTAAAAAACCAGGTCGATGTAATAGTGCTTATTACGAAGGGAGATCTTATATTGGCGAGCTACAAAAGCGAACCCTTTGCCCAATTCAAGCAAAAACAATTGAAGATTATCAATGATCTTTTGTTCAAGGCCTTTTTCCGTCATGCGGTGGCTTTGCGGTATTTTCAAAAAATCCAAAACATACGGATCTTTGATGGCTTCTGTTGGTTCAGAAACAATACGGCCTTTCTCTGAAAGTTGTAAAACTCCTTTTTTGTCTTTGCTCAACGCCAGGCGTTCAAACAGGGAGGAATCAATTTGTCTTTCCAGTTCGCGATAACCCCAATTTTCATGAGCAGCCTGCTTCTCATAAAAACTCCGTGCAGCATCGTCCGAAATGCCCAACAGTGTTACAAAATGTGTCCAACTCAATTTGGCAGGCACTGCCTGCCATTTCTGATAGGTAAGGTAAAAACGCCGCATATCAAGAATATTCCGCCTGCCAAATCCTTTACTGTACCGTTGGGTTAAATCTTTTGAAAGCCTTGCCAGTAGCTCACTTCCGTACTCTGCCCGTTCCTTTCCGCGCTGCTCATATTCCACTATGTGCCTGCCAATTTCCCAATTCGCTTTAATCAATCCGGTGTTTACTGCTTTAAACGCATTTTGTCTCGCCTGTTCAATAGTCAGGCCAATGTTATCAAGTAACTGGTTGTATTTAACTGCTGCTGGTTTCATGGTTATTTATCGCCCCTAGATTTTTGTACTTTTTCAATTAAGAAAACTGAAGTTACGAAAATCCTATTTCTTCGGTCTTACCAGGCTGTCCTTTGGGTACTGCGCTTCCATGGCGGTTTTTGCGGTATTTACCCAGGCATAGATCTCTTGTTTTTCAGCATCGGTCAAAATAGCATCTTTATGGATCCAGGTATAGGATTCCAGCGGCATGTTGTTTTTCTTAACCTGCTCGGCTACTTCATCCAGTTTATGATATTGCTTCCACGCAGGTTGAGTGGTAAAATCATCAAAATTAAAATGCCTTTTGCCATTTCTGATATGATTGTCCAGCAACCAATAAACCGGCTGCACATGGTTATACCAGGGGTACACCGTATTGTTGCTATGGCAATCATAACAGGCTCTTTTTAAGATACTGTTTACCGATGCCGGTATCGGGTATTTAGCAGTAACTGCATTCGGAAAGCTCCCGGAATGCTCATTTTTTGCAGGGCGGATGAACTGAATGCCGATCAATACGATTAAAACAATTAGCAGGATTTTCTTTAACATGAAAAGTCAATGGTGAATGGTGAAAAGTGAATGAACTGATACTGGATGCTTGATACCCGATACCCGATTCAAGCCAGTATCCAGCATCGAGCATCAGGAATCTAATTCAACTCAAAATCAGGATAGTGAATTTCTGTCAACCAAAATATCCCCAGTCATCTCTTTGGGAATCTCCAGCCCCATAAAGGTCAGTATCGTGGGGGCAATATCACCCAGCTTTCCTTCTTTGATCGTTCCTTTCCAGTTGTTGTCGATGATAAATAAAGGGACAGGATTCATAGTGTGCGCCGTATTCGGACTGCCATCTTCATTAACCAGGTAATCGGAGTTGCCATGGTCGGCAGTCAGGAAGATCACATAATCCTGTTTCAAGGCTTCTGTTATGACCTGCTCTACACAATGATCCACCGTTTCGGCAGCTTTTATGGCTGCGGCGAAAACGCCGGTATGGCCCACCATATCTGCGTTCGCAAAATTCAGCACAATAAAATCTGCGGTTTTGTTATGAATTTCCGGCAGGATCGCTTCGGTTAATTCATTCGCGCTCATCTCGGGTTGCAGATCATAAGTGGCTACCTTGGGGGATGGTTTTAAAATGCGGTTTTCGCCTTCAAACGGTTTTTCCCTGCCGCCGCTGAAAAAGAAGGTTACATGCGGGTATTTCTCGGTTTCTGCAATACGGATCTGTTTTAAATTATTGGCTTCAATTACTTCGCCAATGGTTTGTGTAAGATCGTCATTGCGGAATAATACGTGTACATTCTTAAAGGTATGGTCGTACACCGTCATGGTTGCATAATACAACTCCAATGTGTACATGTTATAATCCGGATGATCCTGTTGTGTCAATACTTCTGTGATCTCGCGACAACGATCGGTGCGGAAATTAAAGCAAAGCACCGCATCACCATTTTTGATGGTGGCAACCGGGTTATTGTCGGCGTCTACTATCACGGTCGGTTTTATAAATTCATCCGTGATATCGGCCGCATAACTGTTTTTAATAGCCTCGATGGCTGAAGTTGCAGTGTTGCCTTTCCCGTTTACCAACGCATCATAAGCCAACTGCACGCGCTCCCAACGTTTGTCGCGGTCCATGGCATAATACCGGCCGTCAACGGTTGCAATTT
Proteins encoded in this region:
- a CDS encoding SDR family NAD(P)-dependent oxidoreductase, with the protein product MNKIVFITGATAGFGAACARKFAANQYDVIITGRRLERLEQLAAELAAQYNIDVLPLHFDVRNRDAVLGSINTLPGKWKKIDVLINNAGLAAGKDDFDKAGLDDWDTMVDTNLKGFAYVAQAVSQLMVPHKRGHIINLGSTAAKYVYAQGNMYCATKHAVDALSHAMRIDLLPYHIKVTAIHPGAADTEFSMVRFKGDRIAADKVYEGLIPLAAADVAETIFYCTTLPDHVCINDLVITCTQQADSFYSVKN
- a CDS encoding alpha/beta fold hydrolase, whose amino-acid sequence is MEKKTITIDNKLISYKTEGAGLPVVLLHGFGEDGTVWENQAAYLRRNYQVIIPDIPGSGDSELTADVSMEGIADTVQLILDEEELDSVVLIGHSMGGYATMAFVEKYPHLLDGFGLFHSTAAADTEAKKETRRKGIAFIEKNGARAFLETTIPNLFSDTTKEQNPGLIPSFTESLPHFSKAALKAYYEAMIARPEHIDLFSKTELPVLFIIGEKDNVISFEDILKQASMPRISHINVLHQSGHMGMLEEPAAANAAIEAFLMSLK
- the lnt gene encoding apolipoprotein N-acyltransferase yields the protein MSATKYTGLIRSVIAGLMLWAAWPTSPLTLLIFVAWVPLFFVAENTDSWKNFFGYTYLTMLLWNVLTTWWVAEASVPGGIGAFMANSLLMCIPWIAYYFTKNYFNRVVSGLALIAFWMTYEFIHLNWDLSWPWLSLGNVFAAHPTWVQWYEYTGTAGGSLWVLLSNVLVFNVFMKYQEEGRSAGYFRLAVAWVATLCIPLALSLLAKQNLTLLHNKYNVVAVQPNYDPYNDKFVAGKQEEQLHELISLSQKAIDVNTALVVWPETAVPYIVAEDQLKQNMFLNPLWAFLKSNPNLNLLTGLEGRKQFPTKVSRFAVPLPDGSFVEGYNSAALFDSSGAQIYHKSKLVPGVEVLPGFLSFMAPVFEKFGGTGGGYAADTTEKVLHTSNHIFNISPAVCYESIYGDHLSKFNRQGADLIVVITNDGWWGNTQGYKQHMQYARLRAIESRKWVVRSANTGISCFIDPFGNVIKQLPWNTKGILKQTVAAFVTETFYTKHGDWLSKIITLLTIGFLLLLCYQMIRKKSA
- the uvrC gene encoding excinuclease ABC subunit UvrC, yielding MTQETFSTIASTIPQEPGIYKYFDDAGKIIYVGKAKNLRKRVSSYFNKTFTTYKTHELVQRIEKIEFTIVNSEPDAFFLENSLIKQFQPKYNINLKDSKSYPYIVIKNENFPRIYLTRQPVADGSEYLGPYTSVFKVRELLEFIKRTVPMRTCSLNLTPKNIEKGKFKVCLEYHLGNCKGPCEGLQTAADYQNNISRIRDLLKGNLTPVIRYFKEEMKQHAEQLEFEKAEQVRKKIEYLEEYYQSRSVVTGIKGGDKDVFSIIKEKSIAYVNYLMVRNGTIVQTQTNKLETHLDEPVEEILAYAISQLRMTFNSHVPEIVVPFEIEYPEADVELVVPKAGDRKKLLELSEKNANYFIEEIKNKDRIKINRNVDHVKVLEQLQLDLHLPELPVHIECFDNSNFQGSYPVSAMVCFRNGVPSKKDYRHFNVKTVQGINDFASMKEAVYRRYKRLSEEKESLPQLVIIDGGKGQLSAALEAIEELELQGTITLVGLAKNVEELFFAGDQESLKLPYNSGSLKLIRFIRDQVHRFGITFHRQKRSKGTFKNELEDIKGIGKNTADQLLKEFRSVKNIKEKTLDELAAVIGNAKAQIVTNYFSNNS
- a CDS encoding PDDEXK nuclease domain-containing protein, with translation MKPAAVKYNQLLDNIGLTIEQARQNAFKAVNTGLIKANWEIGRHIVEYEQRGKERAEYGSELLARLSKDLTQRYSKGFGRRNILDMRRFYLTYQKWQAVPAKLSWTHFVTLLGISDDAARSFYEKQAAHENWGYRELERQIDSSLFERLALSKDKKGVLQLSEKGRIVSEPTEAIKDPYVLDFLKIPQSHRMTEKGLEQKIIDNLQLFLLELGKGFAFVARQYKISLRNKHYYIDLVFYHRILKCFVLIDLKIRKVEHGDIGQMNLYLNYFKTEENVEGDNEPIGIILSAEKDEVLVEFATGGISNKIFVSKYQLYLPDKKQLQKNVKAILGSN
- a CDS encoding heme-binding domain-containing protein translates to MLKKILLIVLIVLIGIQFIRPAKNEHSGSFPNAVTAKYPIPASVNSILKRACYDCHSNNTVYPWYNHVQPVYWLLDNHIRNGKRHFNFDDFTTQPAWKQYHKLDEVAEQVKKNNMPLESYTWIHKDAILTDAEKQEIYAWVNTAKTAMEAQYPKDSLVRPKK
- the gpmI gene encoding 2,3-bisphosphoglycerate-independent phosphoglycerate mutase, with the translated sequence MSQKRAILLIMDGWGLGKVASADAIQNANVPFTKSLYNKYPNTTLTTFGELVGLPEGQMGNSEVGHLNLGAGRIVYQELQRINVAIRTGELAANPELLNTISYAKENNKPLHLLGLVSDGGVHSHINHLKSLINICKDNGLSDVYIHAFTDGRDTDPKSGLGFIEDLQQHLDSTGVGKIATVDGRYYAMDRDKRWERVQLAYDALVNGKGNTATSAIEAIKNSYAADITDEFIKPTVIVDADNNPVATIKNGDAVLCFNFRTDRCREITEVLTQQDHPDYNMYTLELYYATMTVYDHTFKNVHVLFRNDDLTQTIGEVIEANNLKQIRIAETEKYPHVTFFFSGGREKPFEGENRILKPSPKVATYDLQPEMSANELTEAILPEIHNKTADFIVLNFANADMVGHTGVFAAAIKAAETVDHCVEQVITEALKQDYVIFLTADHGNSDYLVNEDGSPNTAHTMNPVPLFIIDNNWKGTIKEGKLGDIAPTILTFMGLEIPKEMTGDILVDRNSLS